ctcatgcctgtaatcccagcactttgggaggccgaagcagatggattacttgggctcaggagttggagaacagcctgggcaacacagcaaaaccgtgtctctattaaaaatacaaaaaaattagtcgggtgtggttggtacatgcctgtaatcccagctacttgggaggctgaggcaggaaaaccacttgaacccaggaggtggaggttgtagtgagccgagattgcaccactgcactccagcctgggcaatagagcgagactctgcctaaaaaaaaaaaaaaaagaagaagaagaaagaaaagaaagaaaaggaagaaaaggaaggaaggatggatggattggCTTGGCCTGAGGCCACAGAGTTGGGAAGGGCACCCACTATCTCCTTAGGGGACACATCAGGCTTTCAGGGGGGCATGTCCCCCTTGGTGTGAGAGTGCTCTGTGGCCCTCAGGCAGGCCAGGTCACAGCCAATTCATTTCCGAGTCCCCAGTGCCTTCTGACATGGTCAACTTGCTCAGGCTTGGTTGGATGGAGCTGCCATTGTACCCGGCAGGCACTCGGTACATCTGCTGGCTGCCTGGAGATGAGGTGGGGACACACTTGCTGCAGCTCAAGGCAGCAGCTCCTTCTCTTTATGTATGCAAGCGCCCACCAAGCAGCTGTCAAGTCATTTGTAAATTAAGGGGGTGGAGGCTTTCCTGTCTACCATGACAAACCAGAGAATGTTCTGGTGTTAGAGCAAAATTTTCCTCTGGACATGAGAATGGGGAAAATGTACCATTTCTCAGAAAAAGTGGACTGGGTCAGGGATTGGGGAAGGGAGCTGGGGTGGCTGCCTGCAGGTCAGGGCAGCTAAGATGCCACTGTCCTACCCACCACCACCCTGGCCCAACACAGCATCCAGAACAAAGGGGGAGATTCCTTTGGGACCGCCCATAGGAATCTTCTCCCTCATGTCCTTGAgatgaggagggagggaggcctggtCCAGCCATGCACCCAGACAGCACCAACTTAGAGACCATCCCTTCTGGGTCGATGTTGGCTCTGCTcaccctgcctcctgccctcctACTTTAGGTAACAGCacctgggcttccctttgtgaaaCCTACCTCTCCCCCTTCAGCCTGCTTGGGCTTCAGGGTGAGCACGTGACCTAGGCATGGCCAATCAGAGGATGAGTCCCCATTCCAGCCATGGTGATGCAGTTAGACCTATGTATGCCTAGTGTTCCACTATTGGAAggctaagcatgtgggagttatttatatcctactgctcaaggtccttgccaaggtctgattgcaaaaattcaaaaaattgcaaccacaggcataaatgggttaggTATGATCAAGTGACCTAGGCCTGGCCAATCACAGAATTAATCCCCATCTCAGGCATGGTGATAGGCTTAAAAGTGATCAAGTGACCCAGATCTGGCCAATAAGAGCCCTACCTGTGACCTTGTGGGAACTAACAGGAAAGAGAAGCCTGCTTTCTGCAGGGATTGCTGGGCCTTAAATTGCTGGGGACCATTTCTGCCACCTTTGGGAACAGTCAGCCTGTGCATGAAGTCAACACAGGAAAGTGTAGCAAGAAGGGGAGAAATAGTTGATCACATGATCTGAGCACTGGTATCCAGCCATGCTCAGTTGGGCGTTTTGCTCATGTAAGCCAACAATGTCTCCCTTTAGCTTCAGCCCAAATGAGTTGGATTTCCTATCACTTGCAACCAAAAGTATCCTGACTAATATAACCTAGTGAGTCCGAGTAAAGAGGGACAAAGACAGAGATCCCAGCGTGATgtgccccagccccaccaaggCACTGAGGATCTGCTCTCTCAGTCTCCTGCCCCCTTTCTCACCTTGGAGAAGTGGGTGACTCTCAGGAGTGATAGATAGTTCCATCCTGTTCCCCTTTGGGAAGGGTCTCGAGTAAAGCCAGCTCTGAGCTGAGGCCCAGTATTGCCAAAGTTGCCCATCTGCTACATGCCAGGCAGTAGGCTGGCCACTTAGAGTCCACAGTCTCATCTAATAccgttaggttttttttttttttttttttttttttttttgaaatggagtcttgctctgtggcccaggctggagtacagtggcaggatctcgactcactgcaacctcctcctcctgggttcaagggattcgcctccctcagcctcctaagtagctgggattataggcatgtgccaccatgcttggctaattttggtatttttagtagagacagggtttcaccatgttggtcaggctggtctcgaactcctgaattcatgatccacctgcctcggcctccccaaagtgctgggattgcagttatgagccactgtgcccagccaagggcaGTTTTAACATCCTCTTTTGCAGAtaaggaagctcagagaggtgacaAAACTTGTTTGCAGTTTTGTGGCTCACCTGTGCTTCTATGAACCCAAATTTGGGGGTTTTCCCATTCCCAGGACTATTCCCTCTACCTCTAGCCCCAGGGGACTCTGTGTGGCTTGGCTCTGCCCATTGCTCCATCCAGCCATCCCAGGGTCAGGGATCAGGTAGAAGCTGGCAGTTTCAATCTATCCCGTGGATAAAGAGTTTGAAAGCAACAAAAACCACCACCATTAATACCAACATAGGAGCTGAGCTTTAATGGCCCAATTGCCTTCGTCTCCAGGGAGAGCTGGGTAAAGCTAGAGCTTCTGTCTTTGCTTATATGGAGAAAGGGGAGCAGGTGCTGAGGCAGGTCAATTCTGACACCTTAGAGATGTGGCCAGCTTTTTGGAGCAGACTCTCCAGAATGGAGAACGGACTAGCAACTGCTGAAGATGGGCTCGTCTGGCAAGGGCAACTGGAAACTGGGGCTCCTGAACATCCCCAGGGAAGGTGGGCCCAGTGGAATTTCCCACTCTTTGTTTCTAAGCTCTTCAGGATAAGGATGACGTCAGGGACTCAGCTCTTGATTAAATGTGGGCGGGTGAGCATGGTTTCTAAAGACTCCCTGCTCTCGATGCTGGGACCCAGGTGCTGGGGCCAAAGCGCAGGTAGCTTCCAGAGGCTGAGAGAAGGGCCTGTCTCTCCATAGGCCACATTGGGAAGGGGAGGCATGGGGTCTGGGGCCCTACACTAGGGGTGAGACCCCAGGCCCAATCTCACCCTCACTGGGAACTTGGCCTTGACTGCCCCTTCCCCCAATGTTTTTCAGGTCTGGTGACTACATTCTACACTCCTGTGACTGTCCCTGCCTGCACAACCTCCAGCCCTGGTCTGGCCTtgatgcttagctaatttttaaaaacctgtcccGAGgctgggtgaaaccccatcctctGATGCCCATTCTCAGAATGTTCACTATCAAGAGGTAATGACCATAATAATTAACAAGTTACATTAATTGAGGTTATTCACAACGTTAACTAGAATCTGTACGGCTTCTTGCTATTTACAAAGTGCTTAAACACACACATGGACACGCACACacagcacgcacacacacacacacacgcacacgtgccCCTCATTTGGTCTTCTCAGTAGCTGCAAGTCGGCAGGACCAGAGATCTGCGATTTCCATTTCATACGGGAAGAaagtgaggcccagggagggaagAACGACTGCTCCAAATCGTGAGCCAAGTGTGAGCTGCTGCTGCTAAGAGGGTCTGAGAAGACAGATACGTTCTCCCTTCCCATCCATTCCTCCAGTCCTTCCTGCATCCATccagcatttattaaacacctgTGTGTGTTCCATTCTGTGCTAGACACTTATCCCTAAACTGGGACACTTTTCCAGAAAGCAAGATTTCCCTCATATTCCTGAAAGATGAGTTGGGAAGAGGAGGGGCACAGATCCCGCTGGCCTTGGGGAAACTGGGACTCCAGATCAGTAGGTTTGCATGGATGTCCCTTCTCAGGCCATCCCAGGTGAGTGAGAAGCCTCATTTTTCTCtcatgaattatttctttttttttttttttttttgagacggggtttcgctcttgttacccaggctggagtgcaatggcacgatctcggctcaccgcaacctccgccccctgggttcaagcaattctcctgcctcagcctcccgagtagctgggactacaggcgtgcgccaccatgcccagctaatttttgtatttttagtagagacggggtttcaccaaggtgaccaggatggtctcgatctcttgacctcgtgatccacccgcctcggcctcccaaagtgctgggattacaggcttgagccaccgcgcccggccttctcatgaattatttctaaaaaaaaaaaaaaaaaaaaaaaaaattaaggagccTATGTGACTTCATTCATTCTGCACAGGCGCTGCTCCTGGTAGGATGGCTGTGGccgggggagggggtgggggatgggagatgCCTACAGTCAGCCACAGAGTCCTTGGCAGGTCTTAGGCCGGGGCCACCTGGCTGGTCTCCGTCTTGGACACGGTGGCGGAGGCCTCATCGTCACCCAGCGGGTTCCTGCCGCAGCAGATGGTGGTGAGCATGCAGTTCCGGAACTGGAAGGCAAGAGGCCTGAGTTAGGGCCGGGGCTGCCCACAGTGTGCTTGGAACTGGCCCGTTGGTGAGGTTTGCCCCAACCCTTTCCTGGCTTCTGCCCCTCAGAATTCCACTCAAATCCAGCCTCCTGGAGGGAACTTGCTAAGCAGACACTCCCCACCCGTAGAGATGCCAGGGACCGAGCACAAGGGGGCTGCATCACCCTCAACATTTCATGGTGCCCTCTGTGTGCCAAGGGTGTTCTGCAAATTCTCTCCTGTAATCTGAGAGTTTGGTGTTTTGCCCTTTCTgtggatgaggaaaccaaagcccaGAGAGGGGCAGTGACTTGCCCAGCACCACACAGCTGGAAAATGGCAGAGCTGACTTCAGAGACTGTTTCCCCCGACTTCTGGGTTCCTCGGGGAAACCACTTGCTGTTTGTTACGGGACTGCTTTATCCCTTTACCCTTCAGAATAAGATTTTTTAGCTCCTTATTCAGCTTTATGGAGACTGGCCCATCCCATTCTGGGCTTGGGACCTTCTGACGTTGACATTGGGCTTCCAGAACCTTCTGGACTGGAGCTTCTCACACCTGAGTGAGGATCCGAGCCACCTGGAGGGCTTGCTGGAAATGCAGGTTCCTGGGTCCACCCTgagattcagcaggtctgggtggggcccaggaatctgcatttctcaCACGCTCCCCATTGAGAATGCTGACCCGTGAGCCCCACTGCCAGTAGCCCTGATggagccccctcccctgccctgggaCATAGCTTATCCTTGGCAGGCAGTGCCCACGGTCTGGGGCACTGGGGCCCTCCCACCCACAATAGGCACCTGCTTGTTCATCATGATATAGATGACAGGGTTGTAGATGGCGGCGCTCTTGGCGAAGAACGCTGGGAGGGTCATGAAGGTGGGACCGAAGTTGGAGCCCTGGTGTGTGAAGATGTAGAATGCCACGCTGGCATAGGGCACCCAGCAGATCAGGAAAGCGATGACCATGATGATGACCATCCGGGTGacctccttctctgccttctgtgtGGTGGCTGACTCCTGCTGCTGGGCGGCGGCCTGCAGGGACATGGGACCCGGGTCCAGACCATGGCTCCTCCGAGGAGCAGGAGCCGTAGATGTGTGTTGGGGGCTGGACGTTCAGAGGCCACCCACCCGCAGCCCGTACCTCCTTGACGGTGAAGACAAGCTGCCCATAGCAGAAGAAGATGATAATCATGGGGATGGTGAAGTGGACCACGAACATGTAGATGACAAAGGACTCGTTGTTGACCTCCGGCTTGAGCGTGTAGTAGTCGATTCCGCATGAGCACTGCAGGCCCTCAGGGATGTACCTGAGACGGGCAGGTAGGGAGACCTTGCCTGTGAGGGACTTGGGAATGGCCCCGGCCAAGGTGCCTGCCAAGCACTGGCCCTTTCTGGGGCTTCCCGTTCCCTCCCTGGAAAGGGGATCATAAACATCTGCATGGCTGGGTGACAGGATGGACTGCGTCAGGTGGGGAAGCAGATGCACCTGTGGGGTCAGGGTTGCTTCATTGTTTGGTGGCTGAGGTACCAGATGACATGACCTAGCCTCTCCCTTCGTGCCCTGCCTCAGCATCCGCTGCCTGCTGAGCCTCAGGCTATGCCAGGCAGAGGTtggtgaggaggaggggagagccCTCAGGCTCTGTATTTGTGGCAGTTTGTACAAACTAGCACCAGGGTGAGAGTATTTTCCAGGCCAAAGACGGACATATAGGGTATCTAAGGGATTTTTGTGCAGCTTCTGGAAACAAGAGGCTCCCAGGGCACGTGGTTAGGATGTGGCAATGGTTTCTGATGTTGGTGGCAGTGGAATGGCCTCAGGAAACCCAGAGCATCCAATTTGGCTGTGATTCCAGAGGATGGAACTAAGCCAGACTGGAGAAGATGGGGAAAAAGtccaggggctgggctgggattCAGCAAGGGGTAAGAAATGGACCCTAGCAAGACTGAGGAGGAAAGGGAAGTGAGAGGAGGAATTTTCTGGAGGCAGAGGGACATGAGGCCTCTCGGGACCAGAGTCACCAGTCCTGATGTCCAAACCACTGTCCCCGCTGTGTCTCATCTCAGCCCCATTTGGAATGGCCTAAGGCCGAATGGGACCCAGTTCCCAGGGGCCACAATATGGCCACCTGCACTAGGAAGGCGTGGCCTCACCTGCTGCTGAGGCCCAAGGTTAGAGGGGGTTGCCCCCGGGGCACTAGACCAAAGAGGATTGGAATTTGCACCTGGCTTAGTTGAGGATTAGGGGCACAGCCAAGGTGAAGGGTTGGGATGTCTTGGATTCTCTTTGACTTGGAGCTCAGGAGGTGGGACCAGCCCTTCAGCAACTTTAGAGTCTGTTCCTCCTTCTGTCCTACACCCTACCCTGGGTGGGCATTTGGGCTAGAAGACATACAGGGTCAGTGTCTGGAACCAGACAGCACTGGGTTTGAGTCCTGACTGCAGGACCCCACAGAGAGCCCCTGGAGCCCCTTCCCTTCTGCCCAATGCCATTACCTGGACCAGCCGGCGAGGGGCGGTGCGGCGCAGGCCAGTGCCATGACCCAGGTGAAGACAACGCCCATGATGGCATGGTTCTCGCCAAAGCGGAAGTTGCTCATGGGCTTACACACCACCACATACCGCTCGATGGCCAGGACCACCAAGGACCACAGGGCAATTTCACCTGCAAGACAGCCAGCGGGCGGTCAGCACAGCCCCCACTGCCCATCTAAGGAGGGCATACTACCCCTAGACAAGGAGAGGGTGGCTAGGAAAGCGACCTGGAAGGAGAGAAGGACTTGAAGAGCCCTTGAGGAAGGAGAGAGCTTGatactgggaggaggaggaaggggcagaGGGACCCCATGCTGAGGGGAGCTGGGCGAAGAAACTCAGTGAATGGGGGAAGTTATTTGCTTAGAGCTCTGGATCCATGAGGGACACAAATCAGATCAGGAGGTCATGACTGGACTGGGAACCCGGTAgggtggtgtgtgcgtgtgtgtgttttaacagaAGAATGCATCCTCATGTGAGGCAGAGTTCCTTGTTGGGAAGGAATGCAGAGGTGGCGGAAACCCAGAATTGGCGTCCTTACTCCCTCTCCCCTCTCAGGAGATGAAATAACCCGGGGCATGTGGGACTCTCTCCTAGGAACCATGAAGCATTGGGCAATGTTCTGctcagaggaagaaggaaacaaTGGCATTCAGACATCTGCCCTGCTCACCACCCAACGAAGTTCCACAGGGAGAGTGGCCATATAGTTACCAACCAAACTGGGACGCTCCTGACAGTGAATGGGATGATCACTGTAAACTGGGACTGACCCTGCAGAGAACAGTCACCCTTTGAGGCACCCCCACCTTCTGGCCAGAACTGGGTGATCTCTGATTATTGAATGTAGCAAATGCCCAACGATGGCCAGAGAGTCCCTGAGAATGGGACCAGGGATGCCGCCTGGACATGGGGGAGAGACGGCAAGGCTGGCAGAGCAACGCTTGTGGCTGACGCTAAGCTCTCCCTGTCACCCCAGCTTTGCAATGGCTGCCATCAGTGTCTCCTCCTGCATCTCAGCGGACACATTCCTGGATCACAGCCCAAAGACCTAGGCTCTTGTTGCTGCCCGGCCACATCCCAAAATGAGTCTCTTCCCCTCTCCCGCCTCAGTTTTCCCCCGTTAAGTGAGATCTGTTATCTCTGCAGCACCCGCATTTGTTTTCCTGTTAAATGCAAGACATTATTCTAAAGCATCTTTCACAGCCACATATCACCTGTGAAAGGAGTTGCTTCAGAGGGGCTGCATGCGGCTCTCAACACCAGGAACCCAGGAGCatggcagggaggctggaggggcacCCAAGGacagggggctggggagaggcagaggaggatGCCAGAGGGGACCTAGCCTAATGCCCAGCACAGGGAAGACCCAATGACTGGAGGATGGAGAATCTGCTTCCTGCCCAGGGCTGGGGCCCCCAGAAAGGAGGTATCTGGCTTGCCCAGCTCTCCCCTCGGTGCCCAGCCTGGGTGTGACCCAGCATAGCTGCTCCGAGGGAAACAGAGGCTTGGTGTTCCGAACATGGCCCAAGGAGCAACACAGATGCGAGCTTCAAGCTCAACTCTGCCCCATCCCTATGTGACCCCCAGCAGGGCGCTtgacttctttgagcctcagctcAGTTTCCTTGCTGTGAAATGAGACAAGCACATTGCTCCAAATAAGATCAAGGCAGTGTTCAGTGCCAGCCCTGCACAAATAGCAGCCCAGATATCACCATGAACGGTGTTTGTTGACTGACTATATGAGGGCTTCAGATAATGCTgacaggagaggagaagggagaagtCCTCTCAGCCACCACTGCCAAGCCTGGGACTGTTCCAGACCCTTCCATGCTCCCAGGCTCCTGCACACCCCGCCCGCACCCCGCTCATACCGCCCAGGGTGGCAAAGAAGCCCTCCAAATTGCACCCTGTGGGCCCGAAGACGAAGTATCCATGCAGAGAGGTGTAGAGGGTGGTGGTGAAGCCACCGAAGACCATGAAGAGGTCGGCCACGGCTAGGTTGAGCAGGATGTAGTTGAGAGGCGTGCGCAGCTTCTTGTGCTGGACGGTGACGTAGAGCGTGAGGAAGTTGATGGGGAAGCCCAGCACGATCAGCAGGAACATGTAGGCGGCCAGCATGGAGAACTGCCATGGCTCCGCCAGGTAGTACTGCGGGTACTCGAAGGGGCTGCGCACCACGCCCGTCGCGTTGGAGAAGGGCACGTAGAAGTTAGGGCCTTCTGTGCCATTCATGGCTGTGGCCCTTGTGGCTGCCCCACGGCTGCTCCCACCCAAGAATGCTGCAAAGGCCTGAGCTCAGCCACTCAGGGCTCCGGCTGAATGACTCCGGGCTCTGACCCCCCCCAGACCCTTATAAAGTGACCTCCCCCTCCTAAGCTCCTGGCTGAATCAGCATCTGAGAGATTGGGGTGTTCATAATCATATTAATCCCCAACGCAGAAACCGAGGGCCTAATTGGCTTCCCAGAGGGGCCAAGGTGACACCAGGAGGAAGCCCGAGGTCAGGGAAGGGAGGTACTCAGGACCCTGGGAAAGGGAGGAGACGGCCCCTAACTTCTATGTGACTTGTCTGTCCCAACGTCCCAGCTCAGTCTGGAGGCCTTGGTCTGAAATGGGGACCATGGGCCATTTTCCCTGGCTTAGTATGAGCGGACTTCGGATCTTTGTCTGGACTGGACTGTGAGTTTCTGGCCAGCTAGAGCCTCTTCGGTGTATCCTCCCAGGCTCTCATCTCGCCCTACAGCCCCTTACCTGCTTGCGCCCTCTGGGCACATCCAGTCCCCACACTCCTCCCGCAGGAGGAGCTCCACGAGGGCAGGGGCTGCGTCTTCCAGCTTCCGTTCCTGGTGGCAGACACATGGCCTGGGGCCCAGGAGCCCAATCACTGTTGCATGGAATTGGAATTCACTCTGTGGGTTCGTTCATTAAACGTTTATGTGTGGGCCTCTGGGAATACCAAGATGGAAAAGAAACAGCCCTGCCCAGAGGAGCTCAGGGGCTGAGGACGACTCAGAACTGGGAAGCAGCAGATTCCAGGTGTCTGTGAGGTGTGGAGACGGGTCTGACTGCCTAGGGGAATGCAGCCCGGGAGGCCATGTTTGGGCCTTTGGGAGAAGGAGCAGTTTGCCAGGTGGGCGGGTGGGGAAGACCGGAGCTGGGGGCAGTTGTGATGGATCTTGAACAGCAAGTCGGGTAACGTGGCTTTATCCAGAGGGAAGTGGGCAGTGGCTTGGGCAGATCTCTGGGGTAGAAAGGTGACTCAAATGTCCCCAAAGCTagagtggagggagggaggatggagggggCTACCAGAGCAGGGGAGGGACGGAGCCCCTCAGGGACTCCAGTCTGAAGGCGAGGCCCGTCCTGGAGGCAGCAGACAGGGCGCTGTTGGGGGAGACCTGGTCAACCACGAGGGTCTCAGATGCCATGTGCCAGGTGGCCCCATGAGGGCTGGTTCCAGGACAGTAGGATGCACTGTGGGAAAGAAAGTCGTCAGAGCCTTGGGGGCAGATGGCCTGGGGGCAAATGGAGGTAGGTCTCCCTCTTCAAGCCATCCAAGGAACATGATGACACCTCCTAGGAATGAAGTGGGGTGGCCAGGGTGGCCTGTGCAGGTGCTGAGAGTGCCTGATGTGTGGCCACTCAGTGACCACCGTCCAGCCAACATgtgtattgagcacctactgtggcCCAGACAAGGCGCTTGGTCCTGCGGGAGACTCAGGGAACACAAAAGAGCAAGTTCCCTCCCGCATAAGCAGCCAGTGTTTGTGGAGGTGGGGACACAGGGACCACAAACGATCAATGGAGCGAGTAACAGTGAGGACAGTTCAGTCACAGCCACTCCCAACACAGGAGGCTTCTCTGAGAAGCTGGAGCATGAGTGGAGAGCCAGAGCAACAGGAGGAAGCTTCAGGGGAAGGTCGTCCGGGCAGAGGGCCCCCTGCGAGTGCAGAGCCCTGAGGCCGGGAGAGTGTTCTTTAATCTCTCTCACCCGGTCTCTCTTCCCACCCAGGATTCCCAGATCTGTCTGTTCAGAAGGGTGGCCCCTTCCCTACAGCCCACCTGGGCGCCAGCCCTCTGCCTCGCCTGGGCAGTGCTGGGTCTAACAGGGCTGGGCACACGTGGCAGCGCTGACgcagggtgggtggggtggggcctCTTGCAGTTTAAGGCGCTTGGCCTGGTGATTATGCCCAACACTAATGAGGTTAAGGTGGGGGGTTTGATTCTGACGTGGACCCTCATGGCCAGAAGGAGGGAGTCCTGGATGTTTTGGGTCAAGACTGACCCacaccctgcccctccctggccGGGCTGAGCCCCCACCCTACACAGCTTAGCAGTACCTCGGCACCTCGCTTGTTGCCTGGTGCTTCTGACAGCGTGAAGCCTTTTGTGTTCTGTTCGTGAGTTTTGTGCAGGTCTCCCTGCCTGTAACGTGAGTCCACAAGGGCGGGCTTGGGTCTGTCTTGCTCACAACAGGGTTCCCAGAGCCCAGCAGGGCACCTGGCCTGTGGTGGAAAGAGGTGGGATGTTggctgttttgttcactgatgtgtCTCCAGAGCCTGGCACCTAGAAGGTGCTCCCTGAATATTTGTTGAACGAGTGAGTGAGTGGGGGAATGGACTTGATGGTCCCAGTACTTCCGCTCTGGTCTCAGGTTCCTCCCTTGTGAGTTTCACAATCTCAACTTCATGGAGTCCTGGTGATGGGGAACTAACAGCCATCACTGACATGGCAGTGCTCTGTATTTGTAAAgcttgacaaagaaaaaaaattttgagacaaggtctcactctgtcacccaggctggagcgcagtggtgcaatcatagctcactgcagcctctgcttcctggcctCATGAgatactctcacctcagcctctcgagtagctgggaccacaagtgcacaccactaatttttatattttttgtagagatggggtctcactatgttgcccaggctggtctcgaactcctggctcaagtaatccaccctcctcagcctcccaaagtgctagaattacagacgtgagccactgtgcccagcccaagaaattttttttttttttaaacaaaaaatgctCTTTGTTCAGGGTAACAGGCTCACAGTGAGCTGGAAGGGTCATTTGAAGTCACCTACTCTGACTGTCACTGCTACATCCATTTTGCTGATGAAAAGACTGAGGCTTAGGTCTGCAGGGTTGTTCAGGTCCTGTAACAAATCAGCAACAGCCTGGGCTGTAACCCGCACAGCCAGCCTGGCTTCACAGGGTAACAGCTTCCCAAACCTGCTTATTCCTTCCTCCCCTCATCAAACGCAGCTCTCAGGAAAGACCAGCCAGCCATTCGAACCATGGTATAAATGACTAAAGAAAGGTTTCGCTGGGGTAATGGAAAGGCCCTGGACTGAGTCACACAGGCCGGGGGCGGGGCAATGGAAGCCTTGAGGAGAGGAGGCTGCATTCTAGCTGGTCTTTGAGTTATCATGGTAGTGTTGCTtcgcctctctgggcctcagtttgccGGGACGAGAGGGCCTCAGTGTGCGGTGGGGGGCACACCCAGCTATACAGTAAAAGTCACTTGCTTTCCCCATGAGAGCCTGGCTTACGAATCTCTGGACCCTACAGCCTTGGTTTCACTGTTCTCCCTCATCGGGCAAGACTCTTTTCTACCCAGCCTTACATCTGGACTGAGGCTACACAGCCTGAGTGCAGCCAGCTCCCCCACCCTCTCGAGGGTGCGCTTTGGTTCTCCAGTCTGCGGAATGGGAATGACAAGAGTACCTACCTAACACGATTATTGAGAGTGCTTGTAAGTGATCAATGTGTTTGTTGCTGACATTATTAATCTCTTTCTGAGTCTCCTTCAGGTCTCTGTTTACATTCATGTCCTTCGAGAGACCGCCCCTGACCATCTTACACACCAGCCACCCCCACCAGGTTTGGTCGTTGCTTTgcgacaggatcttgctctgttgcccaggctggagtgcactggtgtgatctcggctcactgcaacctcctcttcccaggttcaagtgattctcctgccttagcctctcaagtagct
The genomic region above belongs to Saimiri boliviensis isolate mSaiBol1 chromosome 8, mSaiBol1.pri, whole genome shotgun sequence and contains:
- the RHO gene encoding rhodopsin; this translates as MNGTEGPNFYVPFSNATGVVRSPFEYPQYYLAEPWQFSMLAAYMFLLIVLGFPINFLTLYVTVQHKKLRTPLNYILLNLAVADLFMVFGGFTTTLYTSLHGYFVFGPTGCNLEGFFATLGGEIALWSLVVLAIERYVVVCKPMSNFRFGENHAIMGVVFTWVMALACAAPPLAGWSRYIPEGLQCSCGIDYYTLKPEVNNESFVIYMFVVHFTIPMIIIFFCYGQLVFTVKEAAAQQQESATTQKAEKEVTRMVIIMVIAFLICWVPYASVAFYIFTHQGSNFGPTFMTLPAFFAKSAAIYNPVIYIMMNKQFRNCMLTTICCGRNPLGDDEASATVSKTETSQVAPA